Genomic DNA from Pseudomonadota bacterium:
ATATTCTCCCTGAAAATCCACGCCTGAAGCCGGTTCATCCAGCACCAGCAGCTCGGGCTCCTGTTGGAGTGCCAAAGCCAGAAGCACCCGTTGCATTTCGCCACCGGAAAGGGCGCCAAGTTTGCGTTTGGCCAGATGTTCAGACTTTACAGAGGCAAGATATTCAAGAGATTGGTTTTTTAAGTCATTTTGAATACCGAACCATAGTGGTTTTCTCTGGATTCCCATTGCAAGAAATTCTACTACAGTGACGGGTATTCCGCGATCAAAAGCGAACCGTTGGGGGACGTAGCCGATTTTTGAACAACTTCCATTTATATTGCATGTTGTATGTATAAAACCCTTATATGCTACTTCACCTAACAGGGCTAAGAGCATTGTTGTTTTACCTGCGCCGTTAGGACCAATAATAGCGGTGCAGCCGCCCCGCGGAACAGCAGCAGTTACATTGTCAAGAATCGATATGCCACCGCGTTCGATAGTTACATTTTCGAATGAGACTGCCGTATCAGCGGATATTTCGACTGTTTTTAATTTATTCATCAAGTGTTTTTTTAAGAATCTTTATATTTTTTCGCATGACTGTTTCATAATAATCAAGCGATGC
This window encodes:
- a CDS encoding metal ABC transporter ATP-binding protein, yielding MNKLKTVEISADTAVSFENVTIERGGISILDNVTAAVPRGGCTAIIGPNGAGKTTMLLALLGEVAYKGFIHTTCNINGSCSKIGYVPQRFAFDRGIPVTVVEFLAMGIQRKPLWFGIQNDLKNQSLEYLASVKSEHLAKRKLGALSGGEMQRVLLALALQQEPELLVLDEPASGVDFQGEYIFCELLDGLRKAKGFTQLMVSHDLATVTHHASHVICLNHKVAAQGPPQHALTSETLTAIFGMHMGMVDSNSMPDGSTICSGPCCNKDQNA